The following proteins are encoded in a genomic region of Phycisphaerae bacterium:
- the pdhA gene encoding pyruvate dehydrogenase (acetyl-transferring) E1 component subunit alpha — MPRKKIEIENKIESLSILDEHGNVDQALEPKISNEDLRRLFRAMTLARRYDERMLKLQRQGRIGTYGPALGQEAASLGPVFAITPDDWFVPSFREPAATLWRGWAIDKLILWWGGNEAGATPPDGAKDVPICVPVASQVQYGAGAAWGCKLKKTKNVALTFVGDGGTSEGDFHEGMNCAAIFGAPLILIIQNNQWAISLPRQKQTASKTLAQKAIAYGINGIQADGNDILAMIAATREAVERARAGGGPTLIEAVTYRMGVHTTADDPKKYRTEEEVECWKPKDPLTRFWTYVKAKGVLSEKDREKMEAEIQEEISAGIERAERYVPNITEPFDHCFAERPAFLDRQLNEFKAYLAVTTGDASAVDGDREDLAGYSKHLH; from the coding sequence GTGCCCCGAAAGAAGATCGAGATCGAAAACAAGATCGAAAGCCTCTCTATCCTCGATGAACACGGGAACGTGGATCAGGCGCTCGAGCCCAAAATCTCCAACGAAGACCTTCGCAGGCTCTTCCGAGCGATGACCCTCGCCCGCCGATACGACGAGCGCATGCTGAAGCTTCAGCGTCAGGGACGGATCGGCACTTACGGTCCGGCACTTGGGCAGGAGGCTGCGTCGCTGGGACCGGTTTTCGCCATTACACCGGATGATTGGTTCGTTCCCTCGTTCCGTGAGCCTGCGGCCACGCTCTGGCGCGGCTGGGCGATCGACAAGCTGATTCTCTGGTGGGGCGGAAACGAGGCCGGCGCGACACCGCCCGATGGTGCGAAAGATGTGCCGATCTGCGTGCCGGTCGCATCGCAGGTTCAATACGGGGCGGGCGCCGCATGGGGCTGCAAGCTGAAAAAGACAAAGAATGTCGCGCTCACGTTTGTCGGTGACGGCGGCACGAGCGAAGGCGACTTTCATGAGGGCATGAACTGCGCCGCGATTTTCGGCGCGCCCCTCATTCTCATCATTCAAAACAATCAATGGGCCATTTCGCTACCGAGACAGAAGCAGACCGCTTCGAAGACCCTCGCCCAGAAAGCCATTGCATATGGCATTAACGGCATTCAAGCGGACGGCAACGATATCCTTGCGATGATCGCCGCGACACGCGAAGCCGTCGAGCGGGCGCGTGCCGGCGGCGGCCCGACTTTAATTGAGGCGGTGACGTATCGCATGGGCGTCCATACGACTGCCGACGATCCGAAGAAGTATCGCACCGAAGAAGAAGTCGAGTGCTGGAAACCAAAGGATCCACTCACTCGGTTCTGGACCTACGTCAAGGCGAAGGGCGTGCTATCGGAAAAGGACCGCGAGAAAATGGAGGCGGAGATTCAGGAAGAGATTTCCGCGGGCATCGAACGCGCGGAGCGTTATGTTCCGAATATCACCGAGCCGTTTGACCACTGCTTCGCCGAACGCCCTGCGTTCCTTGACCGGCAGTTGAACGAGTTCAAGGCCTATCTGGCGGTCACGACCGGGGATGCGTCCGCGGTTGACGGTGACCGAGAGGACCTGGCGGGCTACAGTAAGCATCTGCATTAA
- a CDS encoding sigma-54-dependent Fis family transcriptional regulator codes for MPRVCIIDDKDVMRDSLTDILRSRGHEVRSFSDPHQALTEVNPTETEVIICDLRMPGIDGIELLRSWRARGMETPFVLMTAYASVPTAVEAMKLGAFDYIQKPFDGDQIELVVQRAAMMGRLQGENEALRETIRDISGEWKLMGSSRAMRNVRLQIERVAKSQATVLLQGESGTGKELVARAIHETSPRANGPLLCVNCASLSSAMLESELFGHEQGAFPGAEKARKGRFELAQGGTLVLDEISEVSLPVQAKLLRVLQEREYERLGSNVTRKADVRVIATTNRDLSEWVARRRFREDLFFRISVLPIVIPPLKDRREDVPELVEHFMRQIARREGGEPRQVTGRVISMLQNYHWPGNVRELQNICERAAVLCQEHQIDAPLIEPWLATPEVKAETLTRQGRPGFLMEDMERALIEQTLVKFSGHREKTAKMLGIGVRTLGMKLKKWREDAAAAAASAAAANAANTATIAASSPAVGVQPGMAAGASNQRLAG; via the coding sequence ATGCCGCGCGTTTGCATTATCGATGACAAGGACGTCATGCGAGACTCGTTGACGGACATTCTACGAAGCAGGGGGCACGAGGTTCGGTCATTCTCCGATCCGCATCAGGCGCTGACCGAAGTCAATCCGACCGAGACAGAGGTGATCATCTGCGATCTTCGGATGCCGGGCATTGACGGGATCGAGCTGCTTCGCTCCTGGCGGGCGCGGGGCATGGAGACGCCGTTTGTTCTCATGACCGCCTATGCAAGCGTTCCGACCGCTGTCGAGGCGATGAAGCTCGGCGCGTTCGACTACATTCAGAAGCCATTTGACGGCGACCAGATCGAACTGGTTGTGCAGCGGGCGGCCATGATGGGACGCCTCCAGGGAGAAAACGAGGCGCTCCGCGAGACGATTCGTGATATCTCCGGCGAATGGAAATTGATGGGATCGAGCCGGGCGATGCGCAACGTCCGGTTGCAGATTGAACGGGTCGCCAAGAGCCAGGCGACGGTGCTGCTGCAAGGTGAGAGCGGAACGGGCAAGGAACTCGTCGCGCGAGCGATTCATGAGACGTCGCCGCGGGCGAACGGACCGCTGCTTTGTGTCAATTGCGCGTCACTTTCGAGCGCGATGCTGGAAAGTGAGTTGTTCGGGCACGAGCAGGGCGCTTTTCCAGGCGCCGAGAAGGCCAGAAAAGGCCGGTTCGAACTGGCGCAGGGCGGCACGCTTGTGCTGGATGAAATCAGCGAAGTGTCGTTGCCGGTTCAGGCGAAGCTGCTTCGCGTACTGCAGGAGCGCGAGTACGAGCGGCTGGGAAGCAACGTGACGCGCAAGGCGGATGTCCGCGTGATCGCGACGACCAATCGCGATCTGTCGGAGTGGGTGGCACGCCGGCGATTCCGGGAGGATCTGTTCTTCCGCATCAGCGTGTTGCCGATCGTGATTCCGCCGCTCAAGGATCGGCGGGAAGACGTACCGGAACTTGTTGAGCACTTCATGCGCCAGATTGCCCGGCGCGAAGGCGGTGAACCGCGGCAGGTGACCGGCCGCGTGATCTCGATGCTGCAGAATTATCATTGGCCGGGCAATGTTCGCGAGTTGCAGAATATCTGCGAACGCGCGGCGGTGCTGTGTCAGGAACATCAGATCGACGCGCCGCTGATTGAGCCGTGGCTGGCGACCCCCGAGGTCAAGGCGGAAACGCTGACTCGACAGGGTCGTCCGGGCTTCCTGATGGAAGACATGGAGCGAGCGCTGATTGAACAGACGCTGGTGAAGTTCAGTGGTCATCGTGAGAAGACGGCGAAAATGCTGGGCATTGGTGTTCGGACGCTTGGGATGAAGTTGAAGAAGTGGCGCGAGGATGCGGCGGCGGCCGCGGCAAGCGCTGCGGCTGCGAACGCCGCGAACACGGCGACGATCGCGGCGTCGAGTCCGGCGGTCGGCGTTCAACCGGGCATGGCGGCGGGTGCTTCGAACCAGCGACTGGCCGGTTGA
- the flgB gene encoding flagellar basal body rod protein FlgB, with protein MFMDDVSNAGAIPMLEKVLAFTEARNRMLAENIANVTTPGYRAKQLDVHGFQSALREAFDKRAAAGGRVDVRSGEQISTDSGGRLRVNPTQEPAENLLFHDGTNARIEREMANLAENAMMHQAATELTRVYFDGLKKAISGRVV; from the coding sequence ATGTTCATGGATGATGTTTCAAATGCCGGCGCGATTCCGATGCTTGAAAAGGTGCTTGCCTTTACCGAGGCTCGCAACAGGATGTTGGCGGAGAATATCGCGAATGTCACGACGCCGGGATATCGCGCGAAGCAACTCGATGTGCATGGCTTTCAGTCCGCATTGCGCGAGGCGTTTGACAAGCGAGCGGCCGCGGGCGGACGGGTCGATGTCCGGTCGGGAGAGCAGATCTCGACGGATTCGGGCGGCCGTTTGAGGGTGAATCCGACGCAGGAGCCGGCGGAGAATCTGCTGTTTCATGACGGCACGAATGCGCGGATTGAGCGAGAGATGGCGAATCTGGCCGAGAACGCGATGATGCATCAGGCGGCGACGGAGTTGACAAGGGTCTACTTTGACGGATTGAAGAAGGCGATCAGCGGTCGCGTGGTGTAA
- the fliG gene encoding flagellar motor switch protein FliG has protein sequence MAASTKSSQKSDGEAKMSGARKTAILLVSLERNTAARILAKLDPNVVENVTREIAHLKLVTPEERQKVVEEFHGLALAQSFMETGGLSYAKALLAQSLPPDSAEKIIEQIERQFYSKPFNFLQKAETESLLTFIVDEHPQTIALILAHLPPQKASEILGGLSDEKKVEVVSRISHMEQTSPEVIKEVENSLEQRLAGLMGDGLQRVGGVESVAEILNLCDRSTEKSILESLETNDPELVERIRRLMFVFEDILLINDRGVQAFLKEIETADLVLALRTATEDLKQKIFSNMSERAAQNIKEEMEFMGPVRLHDVESAQQKIVDVVRRLEESGEIIIAGRGGDSDMIV, from the coding sequence ATGGCGGCGAGCACGAAAAGCAGTCAGAAATCCGACGGCGAAGCCAAAATGAGCGGCGCGCGGAAGACGGCCATACTGCTTGTCAGCCTGGAGCGCAACACGGCGGCGCGCATCCTGGCGAAGCTGGATCCCAATGTGGTGGAAAATGTCACCCGCGAGATCGCACATCTGAAGCTGGTGACGCCGGAAGAGCGGCAGAAGGTGGTCGAGGAGTTTCACGGGCTGGCGCTGGCGCAATCATTCATGGAAACGGGCGGGTTGAGCTATGCGAAGGCGCTGCTGGCCCAGAGCCTGCCGCCGGATTCGGCCGAGAAGATCATCGAGCAGATTGAAAGGCAGTTCTACTCCAAGCCCTTCAACTTCCTTCAAAAGGCGGAAACGGAGAGTCTGCTGACGTTTATTGTTGATGAGCACCCGCAGACGATCGCGCTGATTCTCGCACACCTGCCGCCCCAGAAGGCGAGTGAAATTCTCGGGGGCCTCTCCGATGAAAAGAAGGTGGAGGTTGTCAGTCGCATCTCGCACATGGAACAGACAAGCCCCGAAGTGATCAAGGAAGTGGAAAACAGCCTGGAACAACGGCTGGCCGGCCTGATGGGCGACGGCCTTCAGCGCGTGGGGGGTGTGGAGTCCGTCGCTGAGATTCTGAATCTGTGCGATCGCTCGACGGAGAAATCGATCCTCGAATCGCTCGAAACGAACGATCCGGAGCTGGTCGAACGCATCCGCCGCCTGATGTTCGTCTTCGAGGACATTCTGCTGATCAACGACCGCGGCGTACAGGCATTCCTCAAGGAAATTGAGACAGCCGACCTGGTGCTGGCGCTTCGCACCGCCACAGAGGATCTTAAACAGAAGATATTCTCCAACATGTCGGAGCGAGCGGCTCAAAACATCAAGGAAGAGATGGAATTCATGGGGCCGGTTCGGCTGCACGACGTGGAGTCGGCCCAGCAGAAAATTGTCGATGTTGTCCGGCGGCTTGAGGAGTCCGGCGAGATCATCATCGCGGGCCGCGGTGGTGATTCGGACATGATCGTATGA
- the fliE gene encoding flagellar hook-basal body complex protein FliE, whose protein sequence is MSDPLMGLGAIEALRGVSFPDTTSTSPAGSSAPVEGKDFKSFLMESLEKVSRLQQDADAGVQKLLTGETDNVAEVFTASRKAGIAFDLLMEIRNKLMDAYGEVKQMRV, encoded by the coding sequence ATGAGCGATCCGTTGATGGGATTGGGTGCGATTGAGGCGCTTCGCGGCGTATCGTTTCCGGACACAACGTCGACAAGTCCGGCAGGGTCCAGCGCGCCGGTTGAGGGCAAGGACTTCAAGTCCTTTCTCATGGAGAGTCTTGAGAAGGTGAGCCGGCTCCAACAGGATGCCGACGCCGGCGTTCAAAAACTGCTGACCGGCGAGACAGACAATGTGGCAGAGGTGTTCACCGCCAGCCGAAAGGCGGGCATCGCATTTGATTTGTTGATGGAAATCCGTAATAAGTTGATGGATGCCTACGGCGAAGTGAAACAGATGCGCGTTTAG
- the flgC gene encoding flagellar basal body rod protein FlgC, which produces MFGSLDISTSGLVAQRAQLDTIAGNVANSQTTRRLDGVPGPFLRRVALLAAGSDSGGPGVRVTGVVEDRRTLPRPVKDPGHPDADENGIVYYPNVDPATEMINAMVAARAYEANVTAMEATKSIIAGSLRILA; this is translated from the coding sequence ATGTTTGGATCGCTCGATATCAGCACGTCAGGGTTGGTTGCGCAGCGGGCGCAGCTGGACACGATCGCGGGTAATGTCGCAAATTCGCAGACGACCCGGCGGCTGGACGGCGTTCCGGGGCCTTTTCTGCGGCGCGTGGCGCTTCTGGCGGCCGGCAGCGATTCGGGCGGTCCGGGTGTGCGCGTGACGGGCGTGGTGGAGGATCGTCGGACGCTCCCGCGGCCGGTGAAGGATCCGGGGCATCCAGATGCCGATGAGAATGGGATTGTCTATTACCCGAACGTCGATCCGGCGACGGAGATGATTAACGCGATGGTTGCGGCCAGAGCGTATGAAGCGAATGTGACGGCGATGGAAGCGACCAAGTCGATCATCGCGGGTTCATTGCGGATACTGGCGTGA
- a CDS encoding STAS domain-containing protein, with protein sequence MADRTSRLKVRDVSGVSIVEFSDRKILDELAILEIQEELSRLVENHSGGNLLLSFQNVEHLSSAALGMLITLRKKVEEKSGKLKLSDINPQIYEVFKITRLNKFFDIHPSIDKARASF encoded by the coding sequence ATGGCGGATCGTACCTCGCGGTTAAAAGTGCGAGACGTGAGCGGCGTCTCAATCGTCGAGTTTTCAGATCGTAAGATCCTTGACGAATTGGCCATCCTCGAGATTCAAGAGGAGTTGTCGCGCCTGGTTGAGAATCACTCCGGCGGTAACCTGCTGCTTTCGTTCCAGAACGTCGAGCATCTGTCCAGTGCGGCGCTCGGCATGCTGATTACGCTGCGAAAAAAGGTTGAGGAAAAGAGCGGCAAGCTCAAGCTCAGCGACATCAATCCGCAGATCTACGAAGTGTTCAAGATCACCCGATTGAACAAGTTCTTTGACATTCATCCTTCGATCGACAAGGCGCGAGCGAGTTTCTGA
- a CDS encoding tetratricopeptide repeat protein: protein MEAVRLKPIRGTLAGRWQTPVFLAGVVVFGSAIYRMSLSHQTLSFEDELQRVETLRRAGALTRLNAYLIYLMRDVERPASERAELHRRMVDAVHLAESRFETHRPQNIESIITNFDRAAALGSTMSGDDWIALADAYFWSNQPEEGIRSLRQGLRAGASRSDAVRRRLVEHAVASNADAFDDSLDDIDAIIEDARSSPGNYLWAVGLRVRWYLRKGESASALSVVDDARLRLNGTPELPMLRYYEALCLKRLDRTDEAEAIARSLRDSVETLDELWGRTGWLLGEIELDGGRPDSALALFEDVGRAYEFGPLRDGCDMGRAEAFVALNQPERALEAFAELRDGLPMSGWHEFVDRDALRMRLTTVARSLSVSGQHELGVQYLELAISLVPAGEDELRSQYLGQIALGLRSAARSIDLVSAGEFDRERYRLLHLRAAEVSLAMGRLVNLDNGRAAEAMEAAADDLDRSGEIDRMMKVLESFTARFTNEQVGSVRARVMMRLARTYQAKGRYHDAAAEYQSVISEYPRQPEALDAMVPLAECQLRLGGEAASRGEALLVDIVDDRGRDVLFTPTAREYRDALVLLCEHYVIPEMSPDTAVSEGTQDEEARLAMGITRLEDVLSLYPDDELAGRMTFLLAEAYRRSASLLSARSTPADAAARREVDRRLRFAHQRYSEVKRRLARLDSGELTALDATYLRAAYLYLGDCLFDLNDFERAVEAYRETAWRYENEPAAVAAMMQVVNCYFRMGRGEEARAALARMKWLLKKIPPEAFDGVTGMSPKGYWEDMVMRLERSEIS from the coding sequence ATGGAAGCGGTGAGACTCAAGCCGATTCGAGGAACACTGGCGGGCCGGTGGCAAACACCGGTTTTTCTCGCCGGCGTCGTCGTCTTTGGATCCGCGATCTATCGCATGTCGCTGAGCCATCAAACGCTCAGTTTCGAAGATGAGTTGCAGCGTGTTGAGACGCTTCGGCGGGCGGGGGCCCTCACTCGCCTGAATGCATACCTCATTTATCTGATGAGGGATGTCGAGCGGCCGGCATCGGAGCGTGCGGAGCTTCACCGTCGGATGGTGGACGCCGTGCACCTCGCGGAGTCGCGATTCGAGACCCATCGGCCTCAGAACATTGAATCCATAATCACGAATTTCGACCGTGCCGCGGCGCTCGGCTCGACGATGAGCGGCGACGACTGGATTGCTCTGGCGGATGCGTACTTCTGGTCGAATCAGCCGGAAGAAGGAATACGTTCGCTGCGACAGGGCCTGCGTGCTGGTGCGTCGCGATCGGATGCCGTGCGTCGCCGACTGGTGGAGCATGCGGTCGCATCGAACGCGGACGCATTCGACGACTCGCTGGATGATATCGACGCGATCATTGAAGACGCCAGGTCCAGCCCCGGAAACTACCTCTGGGCGGTCGGATTGCGCGTCAGATGGTATCTGAGAAAAGGCGAATCGGCGTCGGCGCTGTCCGTGGTTGATGATGCCCGGCTGCGACTGAATGGCACGCCGGAACTTCCGATGCTTCGCTATTACGAAGCACTGTGTCTGAAGCGTCTCGATCGGACGGACGAGGCGGAGGCGATTGCCAGATCACTGCGTGATTCGGTGGAGACACTTGACGAACTGTGGGGCCGCACGGGCTGGCTTCTGGGCGAGATTGAACTGGATGGGGGTCGGCCTGATTCCGCGCTGGCTCTGTTCGAGGACGTCGGGCGGGCCTATGAGTTCGGTCCGTTGCGTGATGGGTGCGACATGGGTCGTGCCGAAGCGTTTGTCGCGTTGAACCAGCCTGAACGCGCGTTGGAGGCTTTTGCGGAGCTGCGCGACGGCCTGCCAATGTCCGGGTGGCATGAATTTGTTGACCGTGACGCGCTGCGTATGCGGCTGACGACGGTCGCTCGCAGCCTGTCGGTCTCCGGCCAACACGAACTCGGCGTCCAGTATCTGGAACTGGCGATTTCGTTGGTGCCTGCCGGTGAGGACGAGCTGCGGTCTCAGTATCTGGGGCAGATTGCTCTGGGTCTGCGTTCGGCGGCGCGGTCAATCGATCTTGTCAGCGCCGGCGAATTCGATCGGGAGCGATATCGCCTGTTGCATCTGCGGGCGGCCGAAGTGTCGCTGGCGATGGGTCGGCTGGTCAATCTGGACAACGGGCGAGCGGCTGAGGCGATGGAGGCTGCCGCCGACGATCTGGATCGGAGTGGCGAGATCGATCGCATGATGAAGGTGCTCGAATCATTCACGGCGCGCTTCACAAATGAGCAGGTCGGGTCAGTCCGTGCTCGCGTCATGATGCGCCTGGCTCGAACCTATCAAGCGAAGGGTCGTTATCACGACGCGGCGGCGGAGTATCAAAGCGTGATTTCGGAGTATCCGCGTCAGCCGGAGGCGCTCGACGCAATGGTTCCGCTGGCCGAGTGTCAGCTTCGACTGGGTGGCGAAGCCGCGTCGCGCGGAGAAGCGCTGCTGGTTGATATTGTAGACGACCGCGGCCGCGATGTGCTGTTCACGCCGACTGCGCGAGAGTATCGGGACGCGCTGGTGCTGCTGTGTGAGCATTACGTGATACCCGAGATGTCGCCGGACACCGCGGTCAGCGAAGGCACGCAGGACGAGGAAGCGCGTCTGGCAATGGGGATAACCCGTCTCGAGGACGTGCTTTCCCTGTACCCGGACGATGAGCTTGCCGGGCGCATGACATTTCTCTTGGCCGAGGCTTATCGACGCAGCGCGTCGCTGCTTTCGGCGCGGTCCACGCCGGCCGATGCGGCCGCCCGGCGAGAGGTGGATCGGCGGCTTCGATTCGCGCACCAGCGCTATTCAGAGGTGAAGCGCCGTCTGGCGCGACTGGACTCCGGCGAATTGACGGCGCTGGATGCAACGTATCTTCGCGCGGCCTATCTGTATCTTGGGGATTGCCTGTTTGATCTCAACGACTTCGAGCGGGCGGTGGAGGCGTATCGCGAGACGGCGTGGCGGTATGAGAACGAGCCGGCTGCCGTTGCGGCGATGATGCAGGTCGTGAACTGCTATTTTCGCATGGGCCGCGGTGAAGAGGCACGAGCGGCGCTGGCGCGGATGAAGTGGCTGCTGAAGAAAATTCCGCCGGAAGCATTCGATGGCGTCACCGGCATGTCACCAAAGGGCTACTGGGAAGACATGGTGATGCGCCTGGAGCGTTCCGAAATCAGCTGA
- the lptB gene encoding LPS export ABC transporter ATP-binding protein, translating to MTRLLEAKNLLKAYSGRTVVKDVNFHVDRGEIVGLLGRNGAGKTTSFRMTVGIVKPDAGTVLFNDQEITKLPMYKRTQKGIGYLSQESSVFVRLTVEKNLLAILELMPGLSLAERRKRAHDLMEQFGLLRNARQEARTLSGGERRKLEIARALVTQPAIILLDEPFSGVDPIAVQDLQREILHLRGKMGISFLITDHNVRQTLEVTDRSYIIHEGKVLREGTPRSLINDKLVRDTYLGSTFRGDEFDHHAGA from the coding sequence GTGACCCGACTCCTCGAAGCAAAGAACCTCCTTAAGGCGTACAGCGGCCGCACGGTCGTAAAGGACGTTAATTTTCACGTCGACCGGGGCGAGATCGTTGGCTTGCTCGGTCGCAACGGAGCCGGCAAGACGACCAGTTTCCGAATGACCGTTGGCATTGTGAAGCCGGACGCCGGCACCGTGCTCTTCAACGATCAGGAAATCACCAAGCTCCCGATGTACAAGCGGACTCAGAAGGGGATCGGCTATCTCTCGCAGGAGAGCAGTGTCTTCGTGCGCCTGACGGTCGAGAAGAATCTGCTCGCAATTCTCGAATTGATGCCGGGACTGAGCCTGGCGGAACGCCGGAAGCGCGCTCACGACCTGATGGAACAGTTCGGCCTGTTAAGAAATGCCAGGCAGGAAGCGAGAACGCTTTCCGGTGGCGAGCGCCGGAAGCTCGAAATCGCTCGAGCATTGGTGACCCAACCGGCGATCATCCTGCTGGACGAGCCGTTTAGCGGCGTGGACCCGATCGCCGTTCAGGATTTGCAGCGCGAGATTCTGCACCTTCGGGGCAAAATGGGTATTTCGTTTTTGATCACGGATCACAACGTTCGGCAGACCCTGGAGGTCACGGACCGCAGCTACATCATTCACGAAGGGAAGGTGCTGCGCGAGGGCACGCCCCGGTCGCTGATCAACGACAAGCTCGTTCGGGACACGTATCTAGGCTCAACCTTCCGCGGCGATGAGTTTGACCACCACGCCGGCGCCTAG
- a CDS encoding protein kinase, protein MSKRLESLMFVRELGTGAGTKVSLMRDVRDNKLYCKKYVSANAENFNSQVRQLKNEFEVGVQNEHPVLRKSFEYGIVKRKLRAIEAFNILGYVDGIPLDKYAEDCSPDLLVKIFWHVADGLADLHNRGFVHADLKPINILCAKNGRPTIIDFGQACPMYTRKERIQGTKDYIAKEQVDRKALDQRTDIFGFGATMHRIFFGRTVETELNSSAVTKSGVSVYTWRNERHDATSQQLDPALVKLIEDCCQPEREYRPKTMQLVKDRLEVTFERISKTA, encoded by the coding sequence GTGTCCAAACGCCTCGAATCGCTAATGTTCGTCAGGGAACTGGGGACCGGAGCCGGTACCAAGGTGTCGCTCATGCGCGATGTCCGGGATAACAAGCTCTATTGCAAGAAGTACGTCAGCGCGAATGCCGAGAACTTCAATTCACAGGTTCGGCAGCTCAAAAATGAGTTTGAGGTTGGAGTCCAGAATGAGCATCCGGTCCTCCGCAAGAGTTTCGAATATGGCATCGTAAAACGGAAGCTTCGGGCGATCGAGGCGTTCAACATTCTCGGGTATGTGGACGGCATCCCGCTCGACAAGTATGCGGAAGACTGCTCGCCGGATCTTCTGGTCAAGATATTCTGGCACGTCGCGGACGGATTGGCTGACCTCCACAATCGCGGATTTGTCCATGCGGACCTGAAACCGATCAACATCCTTTGTGCCAAGAACGGCCGGCCGACGATTATTGACTTCGGCCAGGCCTGCCCGATGTACACCCGCAAGGAACGCATCCAAGGCACGAAGGACTATATCGCCAAGGAGCAGGTTGATCGGAAGGCACTGGATCAGCGGACGGACATCTTCGGATTTGGTGCGACGATGCATCGAATTTTCTTCGGTCGAACCGTCGAAACCGAGTTGAACTCGTCGGCGGTGACCAAGTCCGGCGTCAGTGTCTACACGTGGCGCAACGAGCGGCATGACGCCACGTCGCAGCAACTGGACCCGGCGCTGGTCAAATTGATCGAGGACTGCTGCCAGCCAGAGCGCGAGTACCGGCCCAAGACAATGCAACTGGTCAAGGACCGCCTTGAAGTCACGTTCGAGCGAATTTCCAAGACCGCCTGA
- a CDS encoding STAS domain-containing protein — translation MSGNPTTNLSIHETPFSMEVETRGDAAVAYLRGSCTMTVSAQLGVRMRDLGSAGHRLIVVDASQLDFIESSGLGGLIAGYLRARKHKGEMRLVNPTADIRKLLETTRLAQLFGIYPSVDAALQT, via the coding sequence ATGAGCGGCAATCCCACGACGAACCTTTCCATCCATGAGACGCCGTTCTCGATGGAAGTGGAAACACGAGGCGATGCAGCGGTCGCGTACCTGCGCGGCTCCTGCACGATGACGGTGTCGGCGCAGCTCGGTGTCCGGATGCGGGATCTGGGTAGCGCGGGGCATCGGCTGATCGTTGTGGACGCAAGCCAGCTCGACTTCATCGAATCGAGCGGCCTGGGCGGTTTGATTGCTGGCTATCTTCGGGCACGCAAGCACAAAGGGGAAATGCGGCTGGTGAATCCGACCGCGGATATCCGCAAGTTACTGGAAACGACGCGGTTGGCGCAACTCTTCGGGATCTATCCATCAGTCGATGCGGCGTTGCAGACGTGA
- a CDS encoding ATP-binding protein, giving the protein MKEIVVANDLSAAKEPEQSILAEVRSQGYCENCTFAVKLALEEAITNAYRHGNKGDPNKKICIRYEVTPDRIEIEIHDEGEGFCPDEVPDPTLPENIDRPHGRGIMLMRAYLDVVEFGPAGKSVRLVMNRK; this is encoded by the coding sequence TTGAAGGAAATCGTCGTAGCCAACGATCTTTCGGCGGCAAAGGAGCCCGAGCAATCGATTCTGGCCGAAGTCAGAAGCCAGGGGTATTGCGAGAACTGCACATTCGCCGTGAAGCTCGCCCTGGAGGAGGCGATCACCAACGCATATCGCCACGGCAACAAGGGCGATCCGAACAAGAAAATCTGCATCCGGTATGAAGTCACGCCGGACAGAATCGAGATTGAGATTCACGACGAAGGCGAGGGATTCTGCCCAGACGAGGTCCCTGACCCCACGCTGCCGGAAAACATTGATCGCCCTCATGGGCGCGGCATTATGCTGATGCGGGCCTATCTGGATGTGGTCGAATTCGGCCCTGCGGGCAAGTCTGTCAGACTGGTCATGAATCGCAAGTGA